In Halobacterium noricense, the genomic stretch ATGCGCGTTCGGTCGTCCCGATAACGGGACCGTGCGTCTCGGGAAGGCGAGGATTCAGCGTCCGTACAGGGCGTACGAGAGCGCAAGAAAGCAGGCGACGGCGCCGCCGACGAATCCTACGAACGCGCCGTAGGGAACGTCGGCGTTCCCGAGAACCGCTGCGAGAGTCCCACCGACGAGCGCCGACGCCAGCAGGAGGGCGGCACCGGTCTGCCAGCGCTCGACGAACGCGACGGTGGTCTCGTCTGTCATAGACGAGAGTCGGGCTGTCGTCCGGTAAGTGTACCGACGAATCTACGCGAACGAGAACGCTACTCCCGCGGCGGGTTGTCGCGGGCGAGCGTGATTTCGTGGGCTTCGACGTCCTCGTAGGCGGCGACGCGGCCGCCGACCTCGACGCGGCCCGCGTCGGTGTCGAGGACGAGCGTCGCGACTTCCTCGGTCTCCTCGAACTTCGTCTCGGCGACGCGGCCGCGGTCCGTGCGCGCGTCGCCGCTGAGCACGTCGCGCCCGTGGACGGTCGCGTACACGTCACCGTCGAGCGTCCGGAGGTCTTTCACGCAGCGCCGGATGGAGGCGTACGTCCGCGGGAGCTCGATGTCGGCGGCGTCGCTCTCGTAGAGGGTGTCGTTGGCAGTCGACCAGATGACGGTGCCGAAGAAGCCCGAGACGAGGAAGCCCAGCGCCGAGCGGTTGAAGATGACGCCGTACTTCTCGGGGTCGTCGCGGACCGCGCCCTGCGTCGCGTAGACGGAGTACTGGCCGTCGGCGACGGCGACGACGGGCGTGGTGACGCCGCGGCGGCCGCGCGCGGTGGTGGCGACCTCGCTGTAGTCGAAGTCGTCGGCGTCGGGAGCGTTGCGGACCGGCGTGACGACGAGGTCGACGCTGACGCCGCGGTCGCGGGCGGCCGCGAGGTCGTCGGCGAAGCGGTCGAGCAGCCCCGGCGTCAGCGAGCAGACCAGTTCGAACTCCGCGCTGTCGATGACGTCGCCGAAGTAGCGCAGAATCGTCGACCGGGACTTCACCAGCGACACCGCCTCCGTCTCGCGGGCGGGCGTGGTGTACGCCTCTTCGAGGGACGCGACCATCTGCGCGAAGTTCGTCTGGAGGTCCGCGAACGCCTCCTCGGGGTCGATGGCGACCACCTTCATCGGCCGGGACTCGCGGAGTTCGACGAGCCCGCGGTCACCGAGACTCCGCACCGTGTCGTACACGCGCGGCTGGGGAATGTCGGTGCGGTCGGCGATTTCGCTGGCCGTGAGTTCGCCGTGCTGCAGCACCGTGAGGTACGCCTCGATTTCGTACTCGCCGAGGTCGAACCCCGCGCCGACTCGTTCGACCGTCTCGCGGAGGTCCTCGTCGCTCATACCGCCACCCACGGTGACCCCGCTCTTTTACCCTGCGGTCGGCGGTCGGCGACGCGACACGTTCGACGGGCGGTCCGCGCGCTCAGTCGTCGGCGTGCATCGTGACGCGGCCCTGGATTTCGGGGTCGATGCCGTGTTCGCGGGCGTACGCCGCGAGCACCTGGTGTTGGATGCCGAGGCGGTCGACGCGGTGGGCTTCGTCGAGCGCGGGGAACTCGTCGTCCGTGTAGAAGAGGTAGTCGGTGGTCGCGAGCGTGTACGTCGCACTGGGGTCGACGGGTTCGCCGGCGACCCGGACGTCCAGCAGTTCGTCGGTAGTCTCGTCCCACGTGAGTGCCGCGCCGGAGACGTGGGCGTGCCACCAGTCGGGTTCCGCGAAGCCCAGCGACCCGCCTTTCGCGCCGCGGAACACGTCCAGCAGTTCCGCGCCCGTGAGTTCGGCGACCGAGACGGGCTCCTCGAAGGGGACGACGCTGACGAGGTCCGCGACGGTCACGTCGCCCGCGATGGCGGGGCCGTCGCGGACGCCGCCGGAGTTCTGGAGCGCGACGTCCGTGTCGGCGGCCCACCGGTAGGCGTCCGCGACGAAGTTCCCGATGCGGGACTCGCCGCGGAACAGCGTCGACTCCGTGCGTTCCATCGGCTCGGCGACGTGGCCGACGGTGTCGTTCAGGCCGGTCTCGGCCATACGCTCGCGGAGGCGCTCGGCGAGCGGTTCGTAGACGGGCGCGTCCGCGACGACGTGGCGCGCGACTTCGCCGGCTTCGAGGTCGACTTCGAGGACGACCTCGCCGCCGGAGCCGGGGCGCGTGAGCAGGGTGTCGTCGAGGCGTTCGACGCGCTCGGCGGGGATGTGGCCGCCCAGCACCGCGTCCACGTCCGTCGTAGCGGCGAGTTCCTCGTCGCCACGGCCGAGGTGCGAGAGCGCGACTACGTAGTCCGCGCCCGCCTCGCGGAGCTGTTCGCTGGCTTCCCGCGTCGCTTCGATGGGGTCGGTGACGGTGAGGTCGCTCGCCATCGGGTTCAGCGACGGCGTGGCGTCGTCGAGCACGCCGAGGAAGCCGACGCGCGCGCCGTCGGCCTCGACGACGGTCCACGGGTCGACGCCGGCGACGCGGTCGCCGTCCCGGTAGACGTTCGCGGATACCCACGTCTGCGGGGAGTCGGCGACGATTTCGCCCGTGACGGCCGCGCCGTAGTCGAAGTCGTGGTTGCCGAACGTCTCCACGCCGGGCTCGACGGCGTCGTAGAGGTCCAGCGCCTGCCGGCCCTCCGTCACCAGCGAGAGCACGCCCGGGGCCGTGTTGTCGCCCGAGCCCGCCGCAATCGCGGTGCCGCGGTCGCGCAGCACGGACGCGAGCCGGCCGGCCTTCGCGGGCGAATCGTAGACGTTCTCCAGGTCGGAGTAGTGGAAAATCCGGACCGCCATTACCGGATTCGAGGCCCGCAGCGGGGAAGAGCGCTTCGATGGCCGGCACTCCCGCCGCGAGCGCGGGGACGGACAGGGCTAAATGCGGGAGCCAGCTACTGGGAGACATGCTTACGGTGGCGAGCGACGACGACACCCTGTACGTCGCGGAAGACGAGGGGCAGCGCGGTCAGGACGGCCCGTTCTACGTGGTCTACCGAACCGAGGACCGCGAGGGCCGGTACGGCTTCTACTGCTCGAACTGCGAGTCCGTCGACGTCGCGATGGACTCGATGCGCCGCATCAAGTGCAACGGCTGCGGGAACTTCACGAAGCCCGACGAGTGGGACTCCGCCCACGAGTAGCCACACGACCCGAGTTTTAATCGCCGGATCGGCGATTGCGCAGCCATGAGCCGGAGCTGCACGCTCGGCCCACGGGACGCCGTGGCGTCGCTCGTCGGTGGGGAGATGCGGGCCGCGTTCCCGGAGACGACGGCAACCGCGGCTCCACAAGACGGACGGCTGAGGCGCGCCGAACTCGGCGAAATCTGAACGGTTACCATGCG encodes the following:
- the trmB gene encoding HTH-type sugar sensing transcriptional regulator TrmB, coding for MSDEDLRETVERVGAGFDLGEYEIEAYLTVLQHGELTASEIADRTDIPQPRVYDTVRSLGDRGLVELRESRPMKVVAIDPEEAFADLQTNFAQMVASLEEAYTTPARETEAVSLVKSRSTILRYFGDVIDSAEFELVCSLTPGLLDRFADDLAAARDRGVSVDLVVTPVRNAPDADDFDYSEVATTARGRRGVTTPVVAVADGQYSVYATQGAVRDDPEKYGVIFNRSALGFLVSGFFGTVIWSTANDTLYESDAADIELPRTYASIRRCVKDLRTLDGDVYATVHGRDVLSGDARTDRGRVAETKFEETEEVATLVLDTDAGRVEVGGRVAAYEDVEAHEITLARDNPPRE
- a CDS encoding bifunctional metallophosphatase/5'-nucleotidase produces the protein MAVRIFHYSDLENVYDSPAKAGRLASVLRDRGTAIAAGSGDNTAPGVLSLVTEGRQALDLYDAVEPGVETFGNHDFDYGAAVTGEIVADSPQTWVSANVYRDGDRVAGVDPWTVVEADGARVGFLGVLDDATPSLNPMASDLTVTDPIEATREASEQLREAGADYVVALSHLGRGDEELAATTDVDAVLGGHIPAERVERLDDTLLTRPGSGGEVVLEVDLEAGEVARHVVADAPVYEPLAERLRERMAETGLNDTVGHVAEPMERTESTLFRGESRIGNFVADAYRWAADTDVALQNSGGVRDGPAIAGDVTVADLVSVVPFEEPVSVAELTGAELLDVFRGAKGGSLGFAEPDWWHAHVSGAALTWDETTDELLDVRVAGEPVDPSATYTLATTDYLFYTDDEFPALDEAHRVDRLGIQHQVLAAYAREHGIDPEIQGRVTMHADD
- a CDS encoding DUF5816 domain-containing protein gives rise to the protein MLTVASDDDTLYVAEDEGQRGQDGPFYVVYRTEDREGRYGFYCSNCESVDVAMDSMRRIKCNGCGNFTKPDEWDSAHE